A single region of the Mercenaria mercenaria strain notata chromosome 6, MADL_Memer_1, whole genome shotgun sequence genome encodes:
- the LOC123549355 gene encoding toll-like receptor 2 type-2, translated as MTVVKYRWIFGVICVSFFCDVFGIETGTSLGRNVDSSNEQGLSSESFMDNMTRKNGTTENQSSDSSVTTNDVTHGSTITPNIGESMKMQNNTTSRLSKTTRKYKLPQSWSNFCTVAEDEIYESEFTPKTNLTSIKCIIDSENSGIWTIVDLRKNFELYKDLNLNFSVEIECLSRANISLSWPFKVNSLFVLKVQGCMILDFLAEQNEEVIETTPDSLRTVRLWNTMNTVLLSRLMETTSNIRNVKKEFDCIHVETIEEISTRNVSFDFIIDNELLLTQLLERGQDFVLNTRRIPHVCDYPHLRVLDESSSDSRSLYHMDLMTDNAIYEALRIYNASHTYIKVLKDQYLQWSMTFPNLEMLDLSHNDISKLYRFALPLHTSLDIVTTIDLTYNRISTITVADLERFKQMPMVFFDLRHNPIDCNCSDTLEELIRYIKDEKHLQISNLSDYSYIENLACKNPENLEGMTLKSLTTDMICESKVQTEYFLVPIICLSAAIVVLALLLFTVLRFRQEITIILFTRFNIIIPCQTRENYDSEKKYDAFVSYSSNEEEYVEKLFEDLEKQPDDKSRPSFKFCMHHRDFVPGRTIFDNVTFSVESSRHTIILLSNHFIKSEYCLYEFQEAFRQSIMEKRRHLVIIMMEDIPEEKLPRDLRRCVKTFTYIRKDDFLFTERLIFALSIKHRGKTVLKSKTNTSEKDKSDHSIDIYTKSKPVKSENNIEGLISPKNRIHLETELKQSEIEGNQAFKTIMSDHIEFRDPSKSKNIERQNKYRKNGDKLNLSIKHTNDFNLSPVERKLNNKDLEYDRSLSLISQDTGYGSDMGSICERLSPEVAVDIEAFPDEVIC; from the coding sequence ATGACAGTGGTGAAATACAGATGGATATTTGGAGTAATTTGTGTCAGTTTTTTTTGTGACGTATTTGGAATAGAAACAGGCACTTCTTTAGGCAGGAATGTGGATTCTAGTAATGAACAGGGACTTAGTTCTGAAAGTTTTATGGATAATATGACCAGAAAGAATGGGACAACAGAAAACCAAAGTTCGGATAGTTCTGTCActacaaatgacgtcacacacggTTCTACAATCACTCCTAATATAGGAGAAAGTATGAAAATGCAGAATAACACCACAAGTCGTCTGTCGAAAACTACACGTAAATACAAATTACCTCAAAGCTGGTCTAATTTCTGTACAGTAGCTGAGGATGAAATTTATGAGTCAGAATTTACCCCAAAGACAAACTTGACCTCTATAAAATGTATTATAGACAGCGAAAATTCGGGTATATGGACAATTGTAGACCTAAGAAAAAACTTTGAACTTTACAAGGACCTAAACTTGAATTTCAGTGTGGAGATTGAATGTCTTTCAAGGGCCAATATTTCACTCTCTTGGCCATTTAAGGTAAACAGTTTATTTGTGTTGAAAGTACAAGGCTGTATGATTCTAGATTTTCTAGCAGAACAGAACGAAGAGGTTATAGAAACAACTCCTGACAGTCTGCGGACGGTTCGATTGTGGAACACAATGAATACTGTGTTATTATCAAGGCTGATGGAAACTACCAGCAATATCAGAAATGTGAAGAAAGAGTTTGATTGTATACATGTCGAAACAATTGAGGAAATATCAACTAGGAATGTAAGCTTCGATTTTATAATAGACAATGAATTACTCTTAACACAGCTGTTGGAGCGCGGTCAAGACTTTGTATTAAACACTCGGCGCATCCCTCATGTATGCGACTATCCGCATCTACGAGTCCTGGATGAAAGCAGCAGCGACAGCAGATCCCTCTATCACATGGATTTAATGACAGACAACGCCATTTACGAAGCGCTTCGAATATACAATGCATCTCATACATATATCAAAGTACTAAAAGATCAGTATTTACAATGGTCAATGACATTTCCAAATCTTGAAATGCTGGACCTGTCCCATAATGATATATCAAAATTGTATCGTTTTGCTCTGCCGTTGCACACAAGTTTGGATATTGTTACAACCATAGACCTAACGTATAATCGTATTTCTACAATCACTGTAGCTGACCTAGAAAGATTCAAACAGATGCCAATGGTGTTCTTCGACCTTAGACACAATCCTATTGATTGCAACTGCTCTGACACGCTTGAAGAATTAATACGATATATTAAAGATgaaaaacatttacaaatatcaaatttatcGGACTATAGTTATATCGAAAATTTAGCATGCAAAAACCCAGAGAATCTAGAAGGCATGACTCTGAAATCTTTGACAACGGATATGATTTGCGAATCTAAAGTACAAACGGAATATTTTTTAGTTCCGATTATTTGTTTAAGTGCCGCTATTGTCGTTCTGGCTTTATTGTTGTTTACGGTTTTACGATTcagacaggaaattaccataattTTGTTTACACGCTTCAACATAATAATACCTTGTCAGACGAGAGAAAATTACGATTCGGAGAAGAAATATGACGCATTCGTGAGTTATAGCAGTAACGAAGAGGAATATGTAGAAAAGCTTTTTGAAGACCTTGAGAAACAACCAGACGACAAATCGCGCCCGtcatttaagttttgcatgcaccATCGCGACTTTGTTCCCGGAAGAACTATATTTGATAACGTCACTTTCTCTGTAGAGTCAAGCAGACATACTATTATTTTGTTGTCAAATCACTTCATAAAAAGTGAATATTGTCTTTACGAGTTTCAAGAAGCTTTCCGTCAAAGTATCATGGAAAAGAGGCGCCACCTAGTGATTATTATGATGGAAGATATTCCTGAAGAGAAATTACCACGTGATCTTAGACGATGTGTGAAGACATTTACTTACATCAGAAAAGATGATTTTCTGTTTACAGAAAGGCTAATTTTTGCTCTGTCTATCAAACATAGAGGTAAAACTGTCTTGAAAAGTAAAACTAATACTTCTGAAAAGGACAAATCCGACCACAGCATCGACATCTACACAAAAAGCAAACCTGTCAAGAGCGAAAATAACATCGAAGGACTAATTTCTCCAAAAAATAGAATCCATTTAGAGACAGAATTAAAACAATCCGAAATTGAAGGAAACCAGGCGTTTAAAACTATTATGTCTGATCATATTGAATTCAGAGATCCatctaaaagtaaaaatatagaaagacaaaacaagtacagaAAAAACGGCGATAAGCTGAACCTCTCTATTAAACATACCAATGACTTTAATCTTAGTCCTGTTGAAAGAAAACTAAATAATAAAGATCTTGAATATGACAGAAGTTTGTCGCTGATCTCTCAGGATACCGGATACGGAAGTGACATGGGTTCTATCTGTGAAAGGCTTTCACCGGAAGTGGCTGTCGACATAGAGGCGTTCCCAGATGAAgtcatttgctaa